Part of the Triticum urartu cultivar G1812 chromosome 2, Tu2.1, whole genome shotgun sequence genome, AAACATCATATGAAGTAAATAACATCTGCACACAGCCGTGTCTGACTTTCTTTAAGGATGAACTTTATACTCCCATTTTCTTCTGAGCTTGTTCACCTTCACCACTATCATGACATAAATCATATCAAAGAACCTATCAATCGTCAGAAAATACGCAACCCTCCAAGCCCTTATGAAGAACAGTTCGTTCCAGACCATTAAAAGCCCAAAAGTGAATCCCACTTCCACGGTGATGTATGTCATCGCAGGCATTTCAGTATCCGTACCACGATGCTGCTCATTTCTAGTTTCCACAAATGGAGCCTCTTCAGTGCAGGAGGCATTCCGAAGAAGGCAGAGTGCAGAATTGCCCACAAAGTCTTCATTCGCGAATGTGGAAAATTGCCCCCTGTTGGTATATCTCCAGCCAACTTGTTGTAAGAGACATCAAACTTGGACAGAAATGTCAACTTTGTTAGAGATGCTGGTATGCTCCCACTGAGATCATTGTGGGACAAATTTAGAGCTTCCAGGCTCGACATGTTTGACAACTCATCAGGGATGCCCCCTGAGAAGTTGTTCCAGCTCAAGTCCAGTACATGAAGATCACAAGATGGCCAAGCCCACGCAACACAGGCCCAAAAAGCAAGTTATTGGAGAGGATCAGCGACGGCGGGAAGCTGCTGACATGTTTGTACTGCAAACCTTTGTCAGCTGAATTCTTCTTGAATAATAACGGGAAGTCCTCTATTGATGCAGGCTCACTCGAAATATTACTTGAAATTAAACTCTTTATCTGTGTAAAGCTCTCAGGAAGCTCCCCACTAAATGAGTTGTTTGACAGATCGACATAGAAGAGACTATTCATATTGCCCAACCATAGCGGGATCTTTCCGTTCAACTTGTTCCATGAAAGGTCTAGAACTCTGAGGCTCTCCAAGCTTTGCAGCCAAGGCGGGATCATGCCAGAGAGCGCACAGTTTGCCAAGACAAGCACCTGGATGCTCTTGAACCCATTGATGCCATCCATTGGCAAGGTCTCACCACCACGTAAGTTTTTGGTGAGCACCAAGCTCGTCAGTTTGGGCAGGTACTGCAAGACTCGTAATGCCGATGACAAGTTGGTGAAGCAATTGTCAACAAGCGAGAGGTGCGACAGGGACCGCAAATTCTTATAACTCTCTGGTATCTTCCCCTCAAGCTTGTTCGTTGCAAAGTTCGGCGTCTTCAACTCAGTGCACCACATGAGACTGGGAGGTATAACACCACTCAGCATGTTGCTCCCTACATCCAGAATGTTCAGCCTTGGCAGTAAGTTAAAGTCAATGGCAATCTTACCCGACAGCGAGTTGTTCCTTAGGTTGATAACCCTCAGGCCTCAGCACTAGGCAGCTCGACAGGGAAGCAGGTAATGTGCTGCTGAACAAATTTGAGGCCAAATTTAAGAACTCCAGCCTCCTCAAACCCCCAAACACATCAGGGATGATGCCAGTGAATATGTTATATGACAGGTCGATATGCATAAGCTGAGAGAAGTTACCCAGGTGCTCGCTGAGGCTACCAGAGAGCTGATTTTCCCATAAGCTCAGCCTCCTCAACTCTGATAAAGTGTACAGGTCGCTGGGGAAATTCCCAGTGAGGCCACTGCCATCAATAGACAGCTCAGCGAGCATCCTGCACCGGCCAAAGCCTGCAAGGATCTCACCATTGAACCCATTCCTGGAAAATCGCAGGGCCTTTACCGGCGTAATACAGAGCCCCGTGGTgttgaatccaccagagaaggCATTGCTAGAAATATCAAGAACTGTCAGGTTCATTGCGGCAGGGAACACAGGGTGAGATCCGGTGAATTTGTTGAAGGAGACATTCACCACCTCAATCGCCAAGTAGCCACCTTCACTCACCGGGAAAACACCAAAGAGCATGTTCACACTGAGGTCAAGCTTCCGCAACCTTGCTAACCCGCCAAGCCCCTCTGGTGGCTGGCCGCGGAGAGAGTTGCGAGAGAGGTTTAGAGTCACAAGGCCATCAAGCAAGGTGATCGCAGGGGAGATGCCGCCATGAAGGCTCTTGTTGGAGAGTCCAACCCAACAACCCTCCCAAGATCACAAGAGACGCCGGTCCAGGAACAGCATGCTGCATCACTGGAACCCCACCCAACAAGTCTGCTGCTCATATACAAGTCTGCTGCAATATATTTCAACAAAACTCAGTAATGCAAGTTACATGTCAGCATTGGCTTAACGTTCAATAGAAACTAATGTCAAAGATCATTTAGAGAATAATCGCCATGTAAATAAGTATAACCTGCTACTTCAATGCGGACTATATCAAATTCATAATTCCTCCACCTGGTGAATATGTAGCTAATGATACATCAATGAGGGCTAAAGAATTATGTAAGATCGATACAAATATGAAAACAAGATAAGTAGGCAGTTTTATTGCCCTGTCACAATGGAACTGTACAAATTCTAACTGGCAACAAGACTCCTTGAATTTTACTTGTCACCTTCCAGCTTTTAAGCAATCCATCAGATAGCGATTAACCCGTGAGTCATAGCTCAAACTGTTATTCCTCTGTGCAACATGAGCACAACCAAACTACGCATACTGTATTAAGAGAGCAATGATGCATTGATATGATTACTCAATTAGAAGAACTCACTAATTAAAACTTCAGAATTATTAGTTGCCCTGGCGGGGACACGTAAAATCATACAGTCTGTAATAAGTCCTGAAACTAAAGAGAACTAATTACTTAATGAATCAAAGTCTAAATGCCATGCTTTCATCAACAAAGGAAGAAATATATATAGGCCTCATTGATCCACTTTTAACTGGGTTTTGTTCATGGCAACTACACTTTCAACCATTACGGTCCTTTCCAACCACCAGCACTGCAGGCACCAATCATATTTTATATCTGAATACAGCACACCCAGGGCCCTTATCGACCACCAGTCTCCAATGGAAAGCAGCTCAAATGCTCTTTAACTGAAATCTATTCATGGCAACTTAGCCACTTGACAGCAATTCATTTTCAGATTCCGTGTTTCCCTTGAGTCTAAGCAACTCGCCATGACAGCTATCTATGTGAGAGTGGCACTCACCATCTGCAGACAACAAATGAATTGCATTTTTACTCAATCCAGCTCAGCCCAGGTTCATTTGCCATCATCCCTCTGGCTCTTTTCCTAGTTTCTGCCGCAACGGCCTGTTTCCCGGCAGAAGCATAAATGTTTTAAAGCAATGTTTATGTCTGACACATATTTTCCTGCAGAAGTTGACACAACATTTCCTTTTCTTTCTCCTCCTCACGAGGACCAAAATCCTAGCTAAAAACTAGAACTAGCCTAGACAATAGTAGCACAAACAGTAAAACAAACCAGAATTCAGAAGTAATCAAGAGAAACTGAAAAAAAAAAGGTTTAAGCGGAAGAAACCGAAATCTACAAGCGCTACCTTCAATTAGCTAAACAAACAGAGAAAGGGGCAGCACATTGTACTGCTGCACACAGAGAACAGCAAACAGTCTTCAGATTAGCACCCACCACACAGTTCATAAATTTTGTTGTATCAACACATATCACAAACAATATTGCCCTCAGCATGAAGAGGAATTCAAGATCTAACCATATGACCCCTGCTACTGAATCTATCCACCTAATGACACCTGAGGTGGTAGCAAGGAAGACACTATAATAAGCTGAGAAAAAGGAGACGGCATATATAAAGTAAAAAAGAACATTTGCACACAAGCCCCCTAGATAGGACCTGCAAAGAGCAATGTCTGACTtgttctaaagatgatctttATCCTCCCAAATTCTTGTGAGCTTGTTCACCTTCACCATTGTCATTACATAGAGCTTATCAAAGAACCTGTCGACCGCCAGAAAATATGCGGCCCTCCAAGCCCTTGCGAAGAACAGTATGTTACAGACAGTCAAAAGCCCGAAAGCGAATCCCACTTCCACAGTGATGTATGTCATCGTGAGCATTGCGGATATGGTATCGGTGCCATCACTTCCTTCTTCAAATGGAGCCTTTCCAAAGCAGGGGCCATTCCAACGAAGGCATAGTCCAGCATTGCCCACGAAATTCTCATTTGTGAATGTGGAAAATTGACCCCCTGCTGGGATTAGTCCAGTCAGGTTGTTGTACGAGACATCAAACGTGGAGAGAAATGTCAACTTTGCTAGAGATTCTGGTATGCTCCCACTGAGGCCATTGTGGGTTAAATTTAGCTCTTCCAAGCTTGAAATGGTTGACAACTCATCAGGAATTGACCCCGATAAGTTATTCCAGCCCAAGTCCAACACATGAAGCTTCACAAGATTGCCAAGGCCCCACAAGACTGGCCCAACAAGCAAGTTATTGGACAGGATCAGCGACGGCGGGAAGCTGCTGACATGGTTGTACTGCAAACCTTTATTACATGAATTCTTCTTGATAAATAATGGGAAATCCTCCATTGATGCATGCTCACTCGAACTATTACTTGAAATTAAACCCTTCATCTGTGTAAAGCTCTCAGGCAGCTCCCCACTGAACAAATTGTTTGACAGGTCGATGTAGAAGAGATCATTGAGATTGCCCAACCATAGTGGGATCTTTCCATTCAACTTATTCCATGAAAGGTCCAGCGCTCTGAGGCTCTCCATACTTTTCAGCCAAGGCGGAATCATGCCGGAGAGCGCACAGTTTGCCAAAACAAACACCTGCATGCTCTTAAACCCATTGATGCCATCCATAGGCAGGGTCTCACCACCATGGAAGTTCTTGGTGAGCACCAAAGTTGTCAGTTTGGGCAGGTGCTGCAAGACTCGTAATGCGGATGACAAGTTGGTGAAGCCATTACGATCAAGCGAAAGGTGCGACAAGGATCGCAAATTCTTAAAGCTCTCTGTTATGTCCCCATCAAGCATGTTCTTTCCAAGGTTCAGTGTCCTCAACTCAGTGCACCACATGAGATCTGGAGGTATAGGACCACTCAGCATGTTGGCCCCTGCATCCAAAACGATCAGCCTTGGTAATAAACGGAAGTCAATGGTAATCTTGCCCGACAGCGAGTTGTTCCTTAGGTTGATCACTCGCAGCATTGGGCAGCTCGACAGGGAAGCAGGCAATGTGCCAGTTAACAAATTTGAGCCCAAGTTTAAGAACTCCAGCCTCCTCAAACCTCCAAACATGTCAGGGATGATGCCACGGAACATGTTATATGACAGGTCAATATGGATAAGCTGAGAGAAGTTACCCAGGTTCTCGCCGAGATTACCAGAGAGCAGGTTATCTCGTAAGCTCAGCCTCCTCAACTCTGATATAGTGTAAAGGTCGCTGGGGAGGTTTCCGGTAAGGCCACTGCCGTCAATAGAGAGCTCAGTAAGCATCTTGCACTGGCCGAAGCCGGTGAGGACCTGACCGGTGAACTTATTCCTGGAAAATCGCAGGGCCTTGACCGGCGCAACACAGAGGACCATGATGTTGATGCCACCAGAAAAGGCATTGCTCGAGATATCAAGAACCGTCAGGTTCATTGCGCCAGGGAACACAGGATGTGGTCCCTTGAATTGGTTGAAGGAGACATTCACCACCTCAATCGCTGGGAAGCCGTGTTCACTCGTCGGAACGTGCCGGAGAGCATGTTCATGCTGAGGTCGAGAATCCGCATCCTTGCTAACCGGCCAAGCCCAACCGGTGGCTGACCATGGAGAGAGTTGCCAGAGAGGTTTAGAGTCACAAGGCCATCAAGCAAGCTGATTGCTGAGGAGATGCCGCCATGAAGGCTCTTGTTGGAGAGATCCAACCCAACAACCCTCCCAAGATCACAAGAGACGCCGGTCCAAGAACAGCACGCTGTGTCGTTGGGACCCCACCCGACAAGCCTGCTGCCCTTCCTATCCAAGCTGCTGGAAAAGGAGAGAAGCGCCTCCAGGTCAGTGGGATTGCATGTCTGATTCAGGGAGTGGCTGCCAAGTGTGTGGAGCAGAAAGCAGACGAGCAAGCAGGGAAACAAGCAGTAGTAGCCTCCCATCTTTTGGCGAGAGGTGGTGGCGAAACTATAAGATGATCCTGAAGGTCATGAACAAACTGGAAGGGCTTGGAACAGAATTCTGGGCTAAACTCACACCTTTCTTGCGAATCTGCATGAAATTCAAGCATCAAGAACACACGAAAATGTCAAATAGGAATTGTGAGAGCAGTCCAAAAGAAGGAAAAGACAAACCTGTTACCTTGGCGCTATACTTGTCCAGAAAGCCTAATAAAGGAACATAAACCAAGAAGGTGGTCTGGGGCTTATAACTGGAAAACAAAAGGGCCGGCAGAAAATAGTTCAGTTTGAAGCTGTACCACAAACTCTCTGAGTTGCTGTTCTCAACATCAAGGGATGGACAGTGTATTCTTCTGTACTTAAAGATAGCTTCAGCCTCCTGCCCAGCTGTCCCCCTTTCATGGAAAAAATATGAATACCCCCACCAACCCACCCACTCACCCACCCAGAAAACTGATATAGTCAAACCACATCATTTTAATATAAGTCATCCCTTACTAGTGTTTTCCACGAGTTTCCCCAACAATTGACTCAGCGACCCAATGTAAGTCCTAAAATACTCTGGGACGGTTTGATTATTTCTACAGCTTTAGATACCGTAAGACTACGCCTGGATTATCTGGGGTGAACAATAAATCAAAAATGCAAGTTATATATCATCATTGTTAGCTTTGTTAAATAGTGGAACTAAAGTTGAAGTTCAATTTAAAGAATCATTTCCATGTAAACATTTCTTTTAATAAAGACAGCTTCACTCTCCTGTCCCGCTTGAGGACCAAATATAAACCCCACCCACCTCCCAAAAAAAACTTAGTAAAAACATACAACAGTGTTCTACTGGACCATGTTGCATAATGGGCATGCTAGTGGGTAGTAAGCTCATAAGACCTTAATCACATAggcagtactccctccgtccctaattacttgtcgctcaaatggatgtatctagcactaactcGACCAAGGTCATCGCATATAGCTACTGTGGTCGCATTCATTTTTATTGTCATAACTATGGAGAAGTTACTACTAATTACAAGATGAATGCCTCTAATGGGCAGAAATATATGTTTTTGATGATCCACCTGCTATTCTAGAAATTAAAAACTTTTATATCTCTGGATTTTCCCTTGACAATTGCCAAAAATGTAGGATAGACATACCACATAGATGTACTTTAAGATTGTAAAATTATCAGCGATATTCACTGGAACACAAATAGGAAATTGTAGATTCTGCTCCTAAAAATTTACTGTATATGTTTGATTTTCTCTCCCATGACACCTTTTTGTAATTTTCTGAAAAGCGAAAACACATGAGTAATATATTCACTGGAACATGAGAGGAAATATGGACACTAATaaaaaatatggtttctgttatAGTGCCAACGTAAACAAAGTATAAGTATATAGCGCCATCTAATCAAAAGTAGGTACCGCATTTTCTCACATTAGCATGCTGCCATGCATGCAGTGTGCTTTGGCTGTTTGGCAGCAGTGCAAACCCATCCACATAGCAAATTGGCATGTATCGAGACGTCTTTGGCATGAATTTTAATGGGCAGCCCTTATGGTCCAAACTCCAAGGACAGTCAGTGATCCATATTAGCATAAATGCTCACCATCTCTACTAATCTGGCCCATACATAGATGCCCATGTCCTTAGATCTAACGATGTGGACCATAGGTGCAGCTGGACCATGGTCCAGAGAATCTTCTCTCAAAACATTTTCATATAAGCCCCCACCCACCCCCGAGCTTCCCTAACAATTGACTCAGGAGGGTTTGACTATTTCTACAAATTTGGGTACCAAAAACTACACTTCGGTTATTTTGGCTGAACAATAATTTAAAGAAATGCAAGTTACATATCCACATTATTAGCTAAACTAAGTCAAATAGTGAAACTAATGTTGAATAACTTTGAGAATAATTGGCACGTAAAAATGTATATTCTGCTACTGACCATGTCTAATTCCTAATTCCCTCCACCTGGTGAACTCCCtttccattcctaaatataagacgttttggTAGTTCAAaaccctccgttcctaaatataaaaCGTTTTGGTAGTTCTAAATATAAAACGTTTTGGTAGTTCAATTGAACTACCAAAACGttttatatttaggaacggagggagtatatagcATTACATGTGTGGAGAACGGACGTTTGGCTCTCTGCCTCCATGGAGGCCTTTTTCTGAAAAAATCAAAAATCAAACTTTTTGctttcaaaaaaatctgaaaaaaattgTGCAAGTAAACAAGGATGTTATGTGTATGTGTGTAAAAATTCAAAATGAAATGCGTTGAAATGCGACCtgtacaaaaaagacaaattcatggCCTGGGAGGATGAATAGTATCATGTGTTAAAAAAGGCccagatttgtcttttttgcacagCCCTCATTTCAACATATTTTGCCCTGAAAATTTACACACATGTGTGTTATGCCTTCATGTATATCtgtattttttcagaattttttgaaatgtAAAAATATGAAATTTGATGAAATTCGAAATTTGAATTTGgaggcctccatggaggccgagctccaaaGGCAATTTTTGTACATGTGTGGGGATAAAGAATTGTGTAAGATCTTTCACATATGATTTTTTAAGTTTCTAGGCAGTTATGTTGCCCTATCATGCTGGAACTGCATAAAGTGTCTGTCATGTTCTTTGGGATTTGGTTGACTGGATCACAGGTTGTAGGGGTGGTCAACAGGGGGGCGAGGTTCGTAATCTCAGTGCGCCTGGATCGGCGCCGAAGCTACCCAAATCATAACTTCCTATCTTTGTTCCTTGGAAGAACTAATGTCCCTTCCTGGGCCCAGTGCTGCAGCTGTGGCCCTCCTCCTGAGCTGACTTGTCATGCCCTCAACATGACAGTTCCTAACAACAACATTCCTTGAATTTTACTTACCACCTTACTGTTTTTAAGCAATCCATCAGCTAGCAATTAAGCCGTGATTCATGTCAAAGTTATCATTCCTTGGTCCAACATGAGCATAAGCAAACTACGAAACTGTATTAAGAGAGCAATGATGGATCGCTATGGATACCCAATTTATAAGAACACGCTAAATTAAAACTTTGGATTCCGCAATCTAGATAAGGGCATGTAAAATCATATGTATTAAGTTCTGAACCAAAGAAAATTAATTAATGAATCAAAGTCAAAACGACATGATTTCACGGATGAAGGATTTTTTTTTCTTGAATTCTGAGGAAGGAACATCTGGACCTCAGGCAGCTTACATGATTGTAAGGGCTTGACTCTGACATTCATATGGTCATCCGTTAGTTATGCTGAACAAAAATTGCTTCTGTTAAAAAAAATCCAGTATAAGCTCTGGGAAATCTTGCCCCGTATTCTTGAACATTTTTTAGTGCATGTCTTTCCTAGAAGCAAACAGCACACCTGAAAAATGATTAATGTGTAAACTCAGGAAGTCCTTGGAATATTTGGGCTGAACAATAAACTGAATAGTGCAAGTTACATATCAGCATTGGCTAACTATAAGCTCAATAGTGAAACTGGTCGTTCTGTGTCTTGTTGTCTTTCCATTGTACCGTCCACTGTTTTCCTTGATAATATTCAGTTATAAGATGCCCTTTGGGTGTCTTTTCTAAAAATAGTCAGAGTTAAATTTAAAAAATAATCGTCATGTAAATAAGTATATCCTGGTACTTCAATGCAGGTCATATCAATTTCCTAATTTCCTCCGCCTGCTGAATATATATCTAATGGATATATGAATGGGGGCTCAAGAATTATGTAAGATCCATACAAATGCGATTCCTTGAAATTTACTTATCATCTTACTATTTTAAGCAATCCATCAGCTAGTGACTGACCTGTGATTCACATTATAATTCCTTGGTGCAACATGAGCACAACCAAACTTTGCATACTGTGTTAACAGAGCAATGATGCATTGATAAGGCTCCAATTAGAAGAATTCCACAATTAAAACTTCAGAATTATTAGTTACCTTGATGTGACATGTAAAATCATACATGTATTAAGTTCTGAAACCAAAGAATATTAATGCATCAAATCTAAATGCCATGTTTTCATCCACAAAGGAACAAATATTCAGGCCTCAGGCAGCTTACATGATTGGAAGGGCTTGATTGGGACAGGTAACTCTGGAACTTCACGCCCTTAGTTAATGCTGACCAATTTGTTTGTTCTGTTAAAGCAATTCCAATGTAAGCTCTGGGATATCTTCCCCTGTAATCTTCAAAATTCATCAGTTCATGTCATTCACAGAAGCAAACAGCACACCCCTAAAATGCTTAACCTGTAAATTTCAAGAAGCCTTAATCAAAACAAACGACTCAACAAACAACAACAATTTCTCTGAAATGCTGAAAGATGGCAAGACGGGACATTTAGGTAAGTATAAAATTATAGTTTGAAATTCTGCTGCTGATCATAGACAGACTGAAACAGAATCACACAGATATGTCGATATAAGAGACACGGTACCATTCGCTCAAACTTCTCTCTCCCTTTTTATAAGCAGACTTGAGCAATTGTCAGCTGGTCAATCCAATGTTTAGTATGTACCTAGTCTCTGTCGGAACCAAACATAAGTCAAACTTATGATCAGTTACTGTGAGTTACTTCCACCTCAATAACTTGTTTGATGCAGCTTGACTGTAAACCTTCTTTGATCCAATGGTGCTAACAGTACTAAGTGTGAACCTTAAATTGATAGATTGTCCCTTGATAATTTCTCATTTCTTCTGCTTAGCTATTACACTCGATATCTTATCATATAAGCCAGTTTAGTAGCCGTGACAGGGGAAAGCAGTCAAAACCGCTTTTAAGTTCTAAGAAAAATCCGTTCATGGCAACTTAGCCACTTGGCAGCAGATCATTTTCACAACTATATTTTAAACCAGTTAGGGTTTAAACTTCAGCACTGCAGAGAAGACATGCACCATATTGTTAATCTTAATAAACTCACCAGAGGGTCCTTATCGATAATCAATCCTCAATGGAAAGCAAGTCAAATGCTCTTTCACTGAAATCTATTCATGGAACTTAGCCACTTGAAAGCAATTCATTTTCAGAACTATACAACAATTCCATGTTCCCCTTAAGTCGAAGCAACTCGGCACGACAGTCATCGATCTGTGAGTGGCATTCATCATCTGCTGAGAACACATGAATCGTACTTTTTATCTCAACCCAACTCAGCCCAGGTTCCTTCTCAACCATCATCCCTCTGATTTTTTTCCTAATTTCAGCTACAACATCCCATTTTCCTGCAGCAGCATAAAGGTTTGAAAGCAATACATGTGTTGACATATCATCTGGGTCTTGCGCTAGTGCCTGTTCAGCAGCATGAACACCAACGGACAAATCATTTAATGCAACACAGCAACTTAGCAGAATTCTCCATAGTTCAGGACATTTCTTGGCAAATGGGGATTTCTGCAGTAAATCAACTGCTTCCTCCAATAAACCTGCCCTACCTAACAAACTCACCATGCTAGTATAGTGCTTGAATCCTGGCATAATATCATCCGTCATCATACAAAACCAGTAGAACTTTCCTTTCTCAACTAGTCCACAGTGGCTGCATGCTGAAAGGAGGGATATGTAAGTTACATGGTCAGGTTGCAGCTCATCACGAATCATCTCACCAAATAACTTAAATGCCATTTCTGAATTGCCATAATTGCCATATCCCCCTATCATTGAATTCCAACACTTCAAATCTCGCTTTGGTATGGTGTAGAACACCAAATGGGCACCTTGGAGAGCACCATTTTTAGCATACATATCAAGCAGGCTTCCGGAGGCACAGATATTCCCCTCATAACCACTTTTTACCACTTGAGCATGGAGCATCTCTCCTTGCTTAAGACCTGCAAACTCTGCTGTGGAGTTCAAAGCACTGCTGAGAGAGAAGCTGTCGACCTTGTACCCTTCCTGAAGCATGCTAATGAAATACTTCAAGGCTAATTCAGCTTCACCCGACGAAGAATGGCCCGCAACCATCTCGGTCCACATAATTACATCTTTCTCGGGAAGGGAATCGAACAAAATTCGTGCTGAGCCTGGCTCCCCGTTTGTAAAATACATATTGATCAATGTATTACCTACAAAGACACTGGTCTCCAACCCAGCTTTGACCACTTCAGCATGAAGTGGCATTCCACTACGCATTGCAGgtaaagcagcagcagcagacacCACAGCTGCAAATGTATACTCATCAGGGACAACCGGCTCGCCGAACTGCACATCCTTGAGCCGTACAAAAGCATCCATAGCACTCCATCCATCCCCAGCAGCAGAAAACCCAGCAATCAGAGTATTCCATGACACCAAGTCAGGCGTCTCAATCCTGTCAAACACATGTAACGCAGTGTCCAGATCACCGCAGCCGGAGTACATGCCGAGCAGCGCATTCTGCAGCGGCGTGTCAGGGTCAAGCTCCTCCGACTTCACCACCCAGCCATGTAGCACGCGCCCTCCGCGGCCATCCCCAGCGCGCGCACACCCGCTGAGGACCGACGAGAGCGTGCTCTCAGTGGGTGCCAGCCCAGCCCTCACCATGCTGCAGAACTGCCCAAGAGCACGCCCGAGGTAGCCGTACCGCACGCTGCAGTGCATCGCGCAGTTCCACGCGACCACGTCCGGCGTCGCCATTTCGTCGAACACCCGGTTGGCGTCCCGCGGCGCCCCGCACTCGGAGTACATCTGCAGCAGGGCGGTGGGCACGATGTCGCTGGCGAGGAAGCCGAGCGCCGCGGCCTGCGCGTGCGCCAGGGCTCCCGCGCGGCCGTCTCGCAGCGCTCCGGCGGCGCGAAGGACGGCGCAGAGGCTGGGCGCGGTGGGGCGGAGCCCGGAGACGCATAGCTGGCCGAAGAGCCGGAAGGCCTGCGGCGCGTGGCGCGGGGCCCCGCGGGAGAGGGCCGAGAGGACGGTGTTGAAGGAGACGACGTTGGGGCGCGGCGCGGAGCGGAGGAGCGCGAGCGCGTCGGGGAGCGCGGAGAGGCGGGCGTAGAGCGCGAGGAGCTGGTTGACGAGGAAGGTGCCGGGCGTGTGCGCGGAGGGCGTGGAGGAGACCACGAGGAGCGCGTGCAGCGCGCGCGCGCGGCGGAGGACGGCTCGGCGCGGGGAGCTCGGGCAGGAGCGGTGCAGCGCGTCGGCCGCGGCGGAGAGCGCCGGCTCCAGCGGGTGGAAGCCGAGGCGCGacgggtgcggcggcggcggcattgGTGGAGCGGTGGCGGGGTCGCGCGTTTCATTTCGTAGCATAGCGACCGGTCGCACCGTAGAGAAGTTCTACTCGACTGCAGCAAAGAGCAAACCATGCTAAAGATTTCGAACTTATATATCAAGATTGAATTAATAACATGGCGTGGTTCCTAACTTAAATTCAAATTAGTTTTAGCGTATTCAAAATTCGCATACAAGCATGACCAAGTTCTAGCATATTCACGCGAGATCGAATCGTTTTCATGAGAAGAATACACGACCCTAGCAGCCACCTGTACTTTGCCCCTCTCGCCGCCACCGGGGCACGTCATCGGGCAAAGCCCGCATGGAGCCTGCGGCGGCGGGGAGGTCTAGATCGAGGAGGCTTGTTGTGGAGGCGATGGAGGGTGCTCGAGCAGAGGCCttcatcactacaaaaaaaaaatacactttcgtgatgatacatgtttgtcacagtaggtcgcattttctgtcatgcatgtaaattcatgacgattttatgatagaaATCAAGacagtcatacatgtgctgtcgtagaagtgttccatgacattaccaaaattatcatcacggaagtgtacagttccatgacgataaatcccgcgttacagaag contains:
- the LOC125540267 gene encoding phytosulfokine receptor 1-like codes for the protein MNLTVLDISSNAFSGGINIMVLCVAPVKALRFSRNKFTGQVLTGFGQCKMLTELSIDGSGLTGNLPSDLYTISELRRLSLRDNLLSGNLGENLGNFSQLIHIDLSYNMFRGIIPDMFGGLRRLEFLNLGSNLLTGTLPASLSSCPMLRVINLRNNSLSGKITIDFRLLPRLIVLDAGANMLSGPIPPDLMWCTELRTLNLGKNMLDGDITESFKNLRSLSHLSLDRNGFTNLSSALRVLQHLPKLTTLVLTKNFHGGETLPMDGINGFKSMQVFVLANCALSGMIPPWLKSMESLRALDLSWNKLNGKIPLWLGNLNDLFYIDLSNNLFSGELPESFTQMKGLISSNSSSEHASMEDFPLFIKKNSCNKGLQYNHVSSFPPSLILSNNLLVGPVLWGLGNLVKLHVLDLGWNNLSGSIPDELSTISSLEELNLTHNGLSGSIPESLAKLTFLSTFDVSYNNLTGLIPAGGQFSTFTNENFVGNAGLCLRWNGPCFGKAPFEEGSDGTDTISAMLTMTYITVEVGFAFGLLTVCNILFFARAWRAAYFLAVDRFFDKLYVMTMVKVNKLTRIWEDKDHL